A window of the Trichoderma asperellum chromosome 4, complete sequence genome harbors these coding sequences:
- a CDS encoding uncharacterized protein (EggNog:ENOG41) — MRDTEAPGPAAPQTGSVAVEGQQQLWNHAEPPPPAGLSLSVAEDDANSASSHDDGSSADETTPAVASSSQNGSVATKKRKRTKYQKTSCELCKARKVKCDRAEPACSWCARHNRTCVYLERQKPGSRIGFSLELEAKVNRIDALLQSLGRRVEEHIANDHLAVAQSQSLSPALTNHLPSPSDGYHQDGSRLGPVGAARSTPTARPSLAAPVWDANGTDEYPDGRVPSNSSVNNSYAQTYPPSGFSTSRRGPSSISAANDFPPHDIVYNIVDLYFKHCNPWCPILDRKTIFGIFFGSTSLNEPDRVLLHAIVATTLRFLKDPRLSPEMRAHYHAVSRQIVQSYAMENVTIAALRALVILSLDELGTSNGPKGWNMLSLLAQNVKQLGLCEESSVYLSVQADNVPHTGSIRRVVTGRPESWIEDEGRRRICWMVYLLDRYATIATTTFDFMLEDRKMHRVLPCSYDLFSRDVPVETRSWVSPSQQYGTTGYAVNKPENLGSFSYHCEILRILSKVHNFLKTPVDITSSADVASWRNTYRSLDGALDGWLRSLPSDYSKISALCHSDPGSRVANWFMLHGAYVTSVVRLHSSAAYPTVRSHLFVPSYYAMQRCLSAVQSLADIARDVFEASGLDNLGPPFVFGLWVAARLLLVHAASIGCPVDPKIEFFIEILSHIGQYWEVANNYAKILSRAVQRGRQGDMNFTAMRRSAHDLATLTSSTRQSGAEPTSTQVTSLSELDNIDIFDFFNYPKLLEPRTGNGQAWQTQGVNGLTGESMRMPDPESDWLGYTSQYQ, encoded by the exons ATGCGCGACACGGAGGCTCCAGGCCCGGCAGCGCCCCAGACAGGGTCGGTGGCGGTTgagggccagcagcagctgtggaATCATGCAGAGCCTCCACCTCCTGCTGGCCTCTCGCTATCCGTGGCCGAGGACGATGCAAACTCGGCGTCGAGTCACGATGATGGCTCCAGCGCGGATGAGACGACACCGGCTGTAGCCTCGTCGTCGCAAAACGGCTCGGTCGCGaccaagaagcgcaagaggACCAAGTACCAGAAGACGTC ATGTGAGCTCTGCAAGGCGCGCAAAGTCAAGTGTGACCGCGCCGAGCCCGCCTGCTCGTGGTGCGCGCGGCATAACCGGACCTGCGTCTATCTCGAGAGGCAGAAACCGGGCAGCCGCATCGGCTTCAGCCTGGAGCTCGAGGCCAAGGTCAACCGCATTGACGCTCTGCTGCAGAGCCTGGGACGGCGCGTCGAAGAGCACATCGCCAACGATCACTTGGCCGTTGCGCAGTCCCAGAGCCTATCGCCAGCTCTTACCAACCACCTTCCCTCTCCCAGTGACGGCTATCATCAGGATGGCTCGAGGCTTGGCCCTGTGGGAGCGGCGAGGAGCACTCCGACGGCGAGACCAAGTCTTGCTGCCCCCGTCTGGGATGCAAATGGCACCGACGAGTATCCAGACGGCCGAGTGCCATCAAACTCATCCGTAAACAACTCCTACGCTCAAACATATCCGCCCTCAGGATTTTCAACATCTCGGAGAGGCCCCTCATCCATTAGTGCCGCTAACGACTTTCCCCCTCACGATATTGTCTACAACATTGTCGATCTCTATTTCAAACATTGCAACCCCTGGTGCCCTATCCTGGACCGCAAAACCATATTCGGCATCTTTTTCGGATCAACGTCTTTAAACGAGCCCGATCGCGTCCTTTTACATGCAATCGTCGCAACGACTTTGAGATTTTTAAAAGACCCTCGGCTGTCTCCGGAAATGCGGGCCCACTACCATGCGGTATCGAGGCAGATCGTTCAGAGTTACGCCATGGAGAATGTAACCATTGCAGCTCTTAGAGCCTTGGTTATCCTTAGTCTGGACGAGTTGGGCACCTCAAATGGGCCCAAGGGATGGAATATGCTATCGCTTCTGGCTCAGAATGTCAAACAGCTCGGACTGTGCGAAGAAAGCAGCGTCTATTTATCCGTTCAGGCTGACAACGTGCCACATACGGGATCAATACGACGAGTTGTTACTGGGCGGCCGGAATCGTGGATTGAAGACGAAGGACGCCGAAGGATTTGTTGGATGGTATATCTACTCGACCGATACGCAACAATAGCGACAACGACTTTCGACTTTATGCTAGAGGATAGGAAGATGCATCGAGTGCTCCCGTGCTCTTATGACCTGTTTTCTAGAGATGTCCCGGTCGAAACACGTTCTTGGGTTTCGCCATCTCAGCAGTACGGCACCACTGGGTATGCGGTTAATAAGCCGGAGAATCTGGGGAGCTTCTCTTACCACTGCGAGATATTGAGGATACTCAGCAAAGTTCATAATTTCCTGAAGACACCGGTCGACATCACATCATCAGCCGACGTAGCCAGCTGGCGGAATACCTACCGATCACTAGATGGCGCGCTAGATGGCTGGCTGAGGAGTCTGCCAAGCgactatagtaaaatatcaGCGCTATGTCACTCTGATCCTGGGAGCCGAGTAGCAAACTGGTTCATGTTGCACGGTGCATATGTCACGTCTGTGGTAAGGTTACATTCCTCGGCTGCATATCCTACGGTCAGATCGCACCTCTTCGTTCCTTCGTATTACGCAATGCAGCGTTGTCTATCTGCGGTCCAGAGCCTGGCGGATATTGCGCGGGACGTTTTTGAAGCAAGTGGTCTAGATAATCTTGGCCCTCCTTTTGTGTTCGGTCTTTGGGTCGCTGCCCGGCTGTTACTGGTCCACGCAGCATCAATAGGCTGCCCCGTCGATCCCAAGATTGAATTCTTCATCGAAATATTGAGCCACATTGGGCAATATTGGGAGGTTGCCAACAACTATGCCAAAATATTATCTAGAGCCGTGCAGAGGGGGCGGCAAGGAGATATGAACTTTACGGCTATGCGCAG GAGCGCACATGATTTAGCAACTTTGACGTCGTCAACGAGACAATCCGGCGCAGAACCGACGTCAACACAGGTGACGTCGCTGAGCGAACTCGACAACATTGACATCTTCGACTTCTTCAACTACCCTAAATTATTAGAACCAAGGACAGGGAATGGCCAAGCATGGCAGACACAGGGCGTTAACGGGCTGACGGGAGAATCCATGAGGATGCCAGATCCGGAGTCGGACTGGCTGGGGTACACTTCACAATATCAGTAA
- a CDS encoding uncharacterized protein (EggNog:ENOG41~TransMembrane:12 (i91-110o122-142i154-172o184-204i216-234o246-266i324-348o360-382i403-425o431-458i478-498o504-524i)) has product MAAPHHTHFSEDPPQVLNQRDLDLANERLNANGSQGGEGSSTDNIEKQEDINLPTGTDNKLEKLGTYDKYEITEDDCYEELGYCFPKWKKWYILTVIFWVQVSMNFNTSLYSNAIPGISEEFGVSAQAARCGAMIFLVLYAFGCELWAPWSEEFGRWPVLQLSLFLVNVWQLPVALAPNFASIMVGRALGGLSSAGGSVTLGMIADMWEADNQQYAVAYVVFSSVGGSVLGPIVGGFTEKYLDWRWSIWVQLILGGFVQLLHFFTVPETRTTIIMNRIAKKRREEKNENIWGPDELVPFRDRFSVKEVLTTWVRPFKMFLTEPIVLVLSLLSGFSDALIFMFIQSFALVYKQWGFGTVEIGLSFIPIGIGYAIAWLLFIPAIKRNIKERKAKPNDERAQYESRLWFLLYTAPCLPIGLIGFAWTIQGPPIHWIGSMIFVAIVGIANYAIYMATIDYMICAYGPYSASATGGNGWSRDFLAGVLTIPATPFFTNIGASSGKNLEYASTILFCIAFVLVLAVYVIYWKGPALRKRSPFAQRLADARAENTNEGRRGSVSYDPMRRTSTSSGTGAARPQPDRRYSQQNRFFGESRVTPRGTPRGTPAASRRQSLANVARK; this is encoded by the exons ATGGCGGCGCCGCACCACACACATTTCTCTGAGGACCCTCCTCAGGTCCTGAATCAAAGGGATCTGGACCTTGCCAATGAGAGGCTCAATGCCAATGGCTCACAGGGTGGTGAGGGGTCCAGCACGGACAACATCGAAAAGCAGGAAGACATCAACCTGCCTACTGGCACCGACaacaagctggagaagctagGTACATATGACAAGTATGAGATTACGGAAGATGACTGCTACGAGGAACTGGGCTACTGCTTTCCCAAATGGAAAAAGTGGTACATCCTGACCGTCATCTTCTGGGTCCAGGTATCAATGAACTTCAACACTTCACTGTATTCCAATGCCATTCCCGGCATCTCAGAGGAGTTCGGTGTCAGTGCGCAGGCGGCACGATGTGGTGCCATGATCTTCTTGGTACTCTACGCTTTTGGTTGTGAGCTTTGGGCGCCCTGGTCCGAGGAATTCGGTCGCTGGCCCGTCTTACAGCTCTCTTTGTTCCTTGTCAACGTCTGGCAACTTCCTGTCGCGCTGGCTCCCAACTTCGCCAGCATCATGGTCGGTCGTGCTCTTGGTGGTCTTTCTTCGGCTGGTGGCTCCGTCACGCTGGGTATGATTGCCGATATGTGGGAGGCCGATAACCAGCAGTATGCCGTTGCATATGTTGTTTTCTCGTCCGTCGGTGGATCCGTCTTGGGTCCCATCGTCGGTGGTTTCACCGAGAAGTATCTTGATTGGAG ATGGTCTATCTGGGTTCAGCTTATTTTGGGTGGATTCGTTCAGCTGCTGCACTTCTTCACTGTTCCTGAGACCCGTACTACCATCATCATGAACCGCATCGCCAAGAAGCGCCGTGAGGAAAAGAACGAGAACATTTGGGGACCCGATGAGCTTGTCCCGTTCCGCGACCGCTTTTCTGTCAAGGAGGTTCTCACCACTTGGGTCCGTCCCTTCAAGATGTTCCTCACTGAGCCCATTGTCTTGGTGCTTTCCCTGCTCTCTGGTTTCTCCGATGCCCTTATCTTCATGTTCATCCAGTCTTTTGCCTTGGTGTATAAGCAGTGGGGATTCGGCACCGTTGAGATCGGACTGAGCTTCATCCCAATCGGTATTGGCTACGCCATTGCCTGGCTCCTTTTTATCCCTGCCATTAAGCGCAACATCAAAGAACGAAAGGCTAAGCCCAATGATGAGCGCGCACAGTATGAATCTCGTCTTTGGTTCCTTCTGTACACTGCCCCCTGCTTGCCGATTGGTCTCATTGGCTTCGCTTGGACTATTCAAGGCCCTCCTATTCACTGGATCGGCTCTATGATCTTCGTTGCTATTGTCGGTATTGCAAACTACGCCATCTACATGGCCACCATCGATTACATGATCTGTGCTTATGGCCCTTACTCTGCTTCCGCCACTGGTGGCAACGGCTGGTCTCGAGACTTCCTGGCTGGTGTTCTTACCATTCCTGCAACTCCCTTCTTCACCAACATCGGAGCGTCAAGTGGAAAGAACTTGGAATACGCCAGCACTATCCTCTTCTGTATCGCTTTCGTCCTGGTACTCGCTGTGTACGTTATCTACTGGAAGGGCCCGGCCCTTCGTAAGCGATCGCCCTTTGCCCAGCGACTTGCCGACGCTCGTGCTGAGAACACCAACGAAGGCCGCCGCGGCAGTGTTTCATATGATCCCATGCGCCGAA CCTCCACCTCATCTGGTACCGGTGCTGCTCGACCTCAGCCTGACAGGAGATACAGCCAACAGAACCGCTTCTTTGGAGAGAGCAGAGTCACTCCCCGTGGCACTCCTAGAGGCACCCCTGCTGCTAGTCGTCGCCAGTCTCTTGCCAATGTGGCGAGAAAATAG
- a CDS encoding uncharacterized protein (EggNog:ENOG41~TransMembrane:14 (i38-57o77-100i107-127o133-154i166-185o197-220i240-265o271-293i313-336o348-369i376-397o403-428i440-463o521-539i)), whose amino-acid sequence MDLDTPNIEKETLPVSPNNSPSSASTDTPNETRSIHSFRWILINLALYVSIFIYGLDTTIAADVQSSVVEAFGHVEQLAWIGAGFPLGSVSVILLYGVLYTNYNIKWVFVASTVLFEGGSALCGAAPSMSALIVGRVIAGAGGSGVFMGCLNYFTVLTTPKERGVYITGTGFCWGIGAVLGPVIGGSFVQSSATWRWAFYINLIIAAAFAPVYLFGLPAIHPADGASVSVFERTKRIDFLGLFLGAGTWVSFTMAFTMAGGQWAWSDGRTIATIVVFVAVSIIFGIQQTFAILTTPENRSFPVHILRSRSQVLLYIGTASNITSLFVIVYFIPIYFQFVYGDSAIEAAIRLLPFVILTVSFNLAAGHLLSKVRYYMPIYIIAGFFITLGSALLTAYLDPKTPANYIYGFTVIAAVGSGLTLQIGYAVATLKVNPKHMGDALSLQNVAQIGGSVIALVIAGQVFQSTATRNLTKVLAGSTFNFTASDIQNAIAGAQSTIFEEITGDLKDQAILAITKAMQKAFIIVCVGGGVHMISGLLMKREKLFGDIVPVGGG is encoded by the coding sequence ATGGACCTCGATACTCCAAATattgaaaaagaaacccTCCCCGTATCCCCTAATAATTCCCCCTCCTCTGCTTCTACCGACACTCCAAACGAAACTCGCTCTATCCACAGTTTCCGCTGGATCCTCATCAACCTCGCTCTTTacgtctccatcttcatctacGGCCTCGATACAACCATCGCAGCCGACGTTCAAAGTTCCGTTGTCGAAGCTTTCGGACACGTCGAACAACTTGCCTGGATCGGCGCGGGATTTCCCCTCGGCTCTGTCTCCGTCATCCTTCTCTACGGCGTCCTGTACACGAATTACAACATAAAATGGGTCTTCGTTGCGTCCACAGTTCTCTTTGAAGGTGGTTCAGCACTCTGCGGTGCAGCACCGAGCATGTCTGCCTTAATTGTTGGACGAGTcattgctggagctggcggcAGTGGCGTTTTCATGGGATGCTTGAACTACTTTACCGTCTTGACGACACCCAAGGAGAGGGGTGTGTACATCACCGGAACGGGCTTCTGCTGGGGTATAGGCGCTGTCCTTGGCCCCGTCATTGGAGGCTCCTTTGTTCAATCCAGCGCTACTTGGCGCTGGGCCTTTTACATCAACCtcattattgctgctgctttcgcTCCTGTTTATCTCTTTGGACTTCCAGCCATTCATCCTGCTGATGGCGCCTCTGTCTCTGTTTTTGAGCGTACAAAACGGATCGACTTCCTTGGATTGTTCCTTGGTGCTGGTACTTGGGTCTCTTTTACCATGGCATTTACCATGGCTGGCGGTCAATGGGCGTGGAGCGATGGTCGGACTATTGCCACTATTGTGGTATTCGTGGCTGTATCAATTATTTTTGGCATACAGCAAACCTTTGCTATTCTTACAACTCCTGAAAATCGTTCGTTCCCAGTTCACATCTTGCGATCTCGATCTCAGGTCCTGTTGTACATTGGAACCGCATCAAACATCACCTCACTTTTTGTCATTGTCTATTTCATCCCAATCTACTTCCAGTTCGTTTATGGAGACTCCGCCATTGAGGCCGCCATCCGACTGCTTCCATTCGTTATCCTTACTGTCAGTTTCAACCTCGCTGCCGGCCACCTCCTCTCCAAAGTCCGATATTACATGCCGATTTATATCATCGCCGGCTTCTTCATCACTCTTGGCAGCGCACTGCTCACCGCTTACCTCGACCCCAAGACTCCCGCgaattatatatatggtTTTACCGTCATTGCGGCTGTGGGATCCGGCTTGACTCTCCAGATTGGTTATGCTGTCGCTACACTTAAAGTGAATCCCAAGCATATGGGCGACGCACTTTCTCTGCAAAATGTAGCTCAAATTGGCGGAAGTGTCATCGCACTTGTCATCGCTGGTCAAGTCTTTCAATCCACTGCCACGAGGAACCTGACCAAAGTGCTGGCCGGTAGTACCTTTAACTTCACGGCTTCTGATATTCAGAATGCCATTGCCGGAGCCCAGAGCACCATCTTTGAAGAAATTACTGGCGATCTAAAAGATCAAGCCATATTAGCTATTACGAAAGCTATGCAAAAGGCATTTATTATTGTTTGCGTAGGAGGTGGCGTCCACATGATAAGCGGGCTTCTCATGAAGCGAGAGAAGCTCTTTGGCGACATTGTCCCTGTTGGCGGCGGCTAA